The Streptomyces venezuelae genomic interval TCGCACGGAGTCGTACCCGACACCGTGCGATCACCCGAACATACGAAGGACCCCTCACCGGCCGGGGTGAGGGGTCCTTCGGGGTTCGGGCTGACGGAAGGTCAGGGACGGGTCGCGCGCTCCAGGGCGAGCAGCACCGACTGATACGTGCGGCCGGTGGCCCGGTCCATCCCGATCTCGCACATCCGGTTGGCCGACAGGTGCGCGTCGAAGGAGCGGGCCGTGACCTCGGCCGCCTCGCGCGCCGTCGCCGAGGCCGTCAGCTCCGGGTGCAGCATCCCGCGGTCGCCCGCGAAGGCGCAGCAGCCCGCGTCGGCGGGGACGACGACCTCCTCGGCGCACGCCTCGGCGAGCCGGGTCAGCTGCTCCTCGTCGCCCAGGTGCCGCATGGAGCAGGTCGCATGGACCACCGCGGAGGCGACCCGGCGGCGCACGTCGAGCCGGGGGAGCAGCTCGTCCGCCGCCCAGACGAGGGAGTCGAGGACGGTGAGCTCGGCGTGCAGCTCGCGGTTGTCCGCCGTGAGGTACGGGACGACCTCGTGCGCGATGCCGAGCGTGCACGAGGAGGCGTCGACGACGAGGGGCAGTTTCCCGCCGGAGGTCCACCCCCAGGCGGCCTCGACGATCCGGTTGGCCATCACCTCGTTGCCCCGCTCGTACCCCTTGGAGTGCCAGATCGTGGCGCAGCATGTTCCGGCCACGTCGTCGGGGATCCACACCGGCTTCCCGGCCCGCGCCGACACGGCGACGACCGCCTCCGGCAGGGAGGGGCCGCGTTGCCCGTCGGGGCCGCCGAAGATCCGGTTCACACAGGCCGGGTAGTAGACCGCGACGGCCGCCGGGCGGTGGGTGCGGGGCAGCCGGCGCGCTGCGGCGCCGGGGATCTCGGGCAGCCACTCCGGTACGAGGTCGGGCCGGACGGCCTTGCGGGCGAAGCCGGTCACCCGCTCCAGGACCCGGTCGCCGATCCGGTCGGCGGCGGCCACCGCGAGCCGCGCCGAGGCCTCCACCGCGCGGAAGTTCCTCGCGGCCAGGGCGGCGATCCGCTCCTCGCGCGGCGAGTGCCGCTCGTGCCGGAACTCCTTCATGAGCGCGCCCGTGTCGATCCCGACCGGGCAGGCCAGCTTGCAGGTGGAGTCGCCGGCGCAGGTGTCGACGGCGTCGTAGCCGTAGGCCTCCAGGAGGCGGGCCTCGACGGGGGAGCCGTCCGGCTGGCGCATCATCTCCCGGCGCAGCACGATCCGCTGGCGCGGAGTGGTCGTCAGGTCGTGGCTGGGGCAGGTCGGTTCGCAGAAGCCGCACTCGATGCACGGGTCCGCGATCCGCTCCACGGCCGGGATCGTCTTCAGGCCGCGCAGATGGGCCTCCGGGTCGCGGTCGAGGACGATCCTGGGGGCGAGGACCCCGTCGGGGTCGATGACCTCCTTGACCCGCCACATCAGCTCGGTCGCCTTCGTCCCCCACTCCAGCTCCAGGAACGGCGCGATGTTGCGTCCGGTGGCGTGCTCGGCCTTCAGCGAGCCGTCGAACCGCTCCACGGTCAGCTTGCAGAACTCCTCCATGAAGGCCGCGTACCGCTCGACGTCGGCCGGGTCTCCGGCGTCGAACGCGAGGAGGAAGTGGAGGTTCCCGTGGGCCGCGTGGCCGGCGACGGCCGCGTCGAAGCCGTGCCGGGACTGGAGTTCCAGCAGCTCGGCACAGGCCTCCGCGAGCCGCGCCGGCGGCACCGCGAAGTCCTCGGTGATCAGGGTCGTCCCCGAGGGCCGCGAGCCGCCGACGGCCGACACGAAGGCCTTGCGGGCCTTCCAGTAGCCGCTGATCCGCTTCGGGTCCCGGGTGAAGGAGTTCTCCACGGATGGCACCGGGGCCACCAGGTCGAGCCCGGCGAGCACCGCGTCCGCCGCCCGCTCGTACGCCTCCCGCGCCGCCGCGTCCGGGGCCCGGAACTCGACCAGGAGCGCCGCCGTCGCCCTCGGCAGCTCCGCCCAGTCGGCGGGGACGCCCGCCACGCTCACCGAGGCCCGCAGGGTGTTGCCGTCCATCAGCTCGACGGCGAGCGCCCCGGCCTCGTTGAACAGCGGCACCGCCGCCGCGGCGGCCGGCAGAGAGGGGAAGAAGAGCAGGGCCGTG includes:
- a CDS encoding FAD-binding and (Fe-S)-binding domain-containing protein; protein product: MPLFEPNPQALRPGTKRSPAPDRVPELQSKGTPRRLREELSALLGAEKVLSGLSDLVRYASDASPYRFVPQVVVVAEDIDDISAVLSYAHGKGREVVFRAAGTSLNGQAQGEDILVDVRRHWAGVEVLDGGARARIRPGTTVVRANAALAPHGRVLGPDPASAIACTLGGVVANNASGMTAGTTRNSYRTLASLTFVLPSGTVVDTADPAADEELARAEPKLCAGLLALKAEIEADAELTARIRAKYAIKNTNGYRLDAFLDGATPVQILRGLMVGSEGTFGFIAETVFDTLPLDREVSTALLFFPSLPAAAAAVPLFNEAGALAVELMDGNTLRASVSVAGVPADWAELPRATAALLVEFRAPDAAAREAYERAADAVLAGLDLVAPVPSVENSFTRDPKRISGYWKARKAFVSAVGGSRPSGTTLITEDFAVPPARLAEACAELLELQSRHGFDAAVAGHAAHGNLHFLLAFDAGDPADVERYAAFMEEFCKLTVERFDGSLKAEHATGRNIAPFLELEWGTKATELMWRVKEVIDPDGVLAPRIVLDRDPEAHLRGLKTIPAVERIADPCIECGFCEPTCPSHDLTTTPRQRIVLRREMMRQPDGSPVEARLLEAYGYDAVDTCAGDSTCKLACPVGIDTGALMKEFRHERHSPREERIAALAARNFRAVEASARLAVAAADRIGDRVLERVTGFARKAVRPDLVPEWLPEIPGAAARRLPRTHRPAAVAVYYPACVNRIFGGPDGQRGPSLPEAVVAVSARAGKPVWIPDDVAGTCCATIWHSKGYERGNEVMANRIVEAAWGWTSGGKLPLVVDASSCTLGIAHEVVPYLTADNRELHAELTVLDSLVWAADELLPRLDVRRRVASAVVHATCSMRHLGDEEQLTRLAEACAEEVVVPADAGCCAFAGDRGMLHPELTASATAREAAEVTARSFDAHLSANRMCEIGMDRATGRTYQSVLLALERATRP